In the Helianthus annuus cultivar XRQ/B chromosome 11, HanXRQr2.0-SUNRISE, whole genome shotgun sequence genome, one interval contains:
- the LOC110890652 gene encoding eukaryotic translation initiation factor 3 subunit B, translated as MAEVMSMEDIRTEAARLNIDLSGVDWNSIRLPPGEDCGIKSDDDDLNEEDSLEFDAGFGNIIIVDNLPVVPREKFEKLEGVVRKIYSQIGVIKENGLWMPVDEDTGKTRGYCFIEYNTPQEAELAKEKTNGYKLDRAHIFAVNMFDEIDRFMKVPDEWAPPESRPYTPGENLQRWLTDEKGRDQFVIRAGSDTEVLWNDARQVKADPVYKRPFWTESFVQWSPLGTYLATVHRQGAAVWGGATTFNRLMRYAHPQVKLIDFSPGEKYLVTYSSHEPSNPRDTHRVVLNIFDVRTGKVMRDFKGSADEFAIGGTGGFTGVSWPVFKWGGGKEDKYFARMGKNVISVYDTESFGLIDKKSIKVENVMDFSWSPTDSIFALFVPELGGGNQPARVSLFQIPSKVELRQKNLFSVSDCKMYWQSNGEYLAVKVDRYTKTKKSTYTGFELFRIKERDIPIEVFELDNKNDKVISFAWEPKGHRFAVIHGDNPRPDVSFYSVKGGKVTKLTTLKQKQANALFWSPSGRFIILAGLKGFNGQLEFYNVDELETMATAEHFMATDIEWDPTGRYVATSVTSVHEMENGFNIWSFNGKLLYRILKDHFFQFLWRPRPPSFLSPEKEEEIFKNLKKYSKKYDVQDQDISVLLSEQDREKRKQLKDDWERWVNEWKRYHEQEKMERQMLRDGEASDVEEEYEAKEIEVEELLDVSEEIIQDA; from the exons ATGGCGGAAGTGATGTCAATGGAAGATATACGGACCGAAGCGGCTCGTTTGAACATCGATTTATCTGGAGTCGATTGGAACTCGATTCGGCTACCTCCCGGTGAAGATTGCggcatcaaaag tgatgatgatgatcttaACGAGGAGGATTCACTGGAATTTGATGCTGGCTTTGGGAATATTATCATTGTGGATAACTTGCCGGTTGTCCCTAGAGAAAAGTTCGAGAAGCTTGAAGGTGTGGTTCGTAAAATCTACAGCCAAATCGGAGTCATTAAGGAGAATGGACTTTGGATGCCTGTTGATGAAGACACTGGTAAAACCCGAGGTTATTGCTTCATCGAGTACAACACTCCTCAG GAAGCTGAGCTTGCCAAGGAGAAGACCAATGGGTACAAGCTAGACAGAGCACACATTTTTGCTGTCAACATGTTTGATGAAATTGACAGATTCATGAAAGTACCAGACGAGTGGGCTCCACCTGAAAGCAGGCCTTATACACCAGGG GAGAATCTGCAACGCTGGCTTACTGATGAGAAAGGCAGAGATCAGTTTGTTATTCGTGCTGGATCAGACACAGAGGTTTTGTGGAATGATGCTAGACAAGTGAAGGCTGATCCTGTTTACAAACGCCCA TTCTGGACTGAAAGTTTTGTGCAGTGGTCTCCATTAGGGACCTACTTAGCCACGGTTCACCGCCAAGGTGCTGCTGTTTGGGGCGGTGCTACTACATTTAACCGTCTGATGCGCTATGCTCATCCACAG GTGAAACTCATTGATTTCTCTCCTGGTGAGAAATATCTGGTTACTTATAGCAGTCATGAACCAAGCAACCCCCGAGATACCCAT AGGGTAGTACTCAACATTTTTGATGTGAGAACTGGAAAAGTTATGAGGGATTTTAAGGGAAGTGCTGATGAGTTTGCAATTGGAGGAACCGGAGGTTTTACAGGGGTTTCATGGCCTGTTTTCAA ATGGGGTGGTGGAAAAGAAGACAAATATTTTGCTCGAATGGGCAAAAATGTCATTTCAGTGTATGACACCGAGTCCTTTGGTCTTATTGACAAGAAGTCCATCAAAGTTGAAAACGTCATGGACTTCAGCTGGTCTCCCACTGATTCTATTTTTGCGCTTTTTGTTCCTGAGCTCGGTGGAGGAAATCAACCTGCAAGA GTGAGCCTTTTTCAAATCCCTAGCAAAGTAGAGTTAAGGCAGAAGAATCTTTTCAGTGTCAGTGACTGCAAAATGTATTGGCAAAGTAACGGGGAATATCTCGCCGTTAAAGTTGACCGATACACAAAAACCAAAAAGAGCACATATACTGGCTTTGAGCTTTTCAGAATCAAAGAGCGTGACATACCTATTGAGGTTTTCGAGCTCGACAACAAGAATGATAAGGTTATCTCATTTGCATGGGAGCCAAAGGGTCACAGGTTTGCAGTTATTCACGGTGATAATCCAAGGCCCGATGTTAGTTTCTATTCTGTGAAAGGTGGTAAAGTGACGAAGCTCACAACCCTCAAGCAAAAGCAGGCGAACGCTCTGTTTTGGTCACCCAGTGGTCGTTTTATCATTTTGGCTGGTTTGAAGGGGTTCAATGGACAGCTGGAGTTTTATAATGTCGATGAGCTTGAAACTATGGCTACTGCTGAGCATTTCATGGCAACCGACATAGAATGGGATCCTACTGGGAG GTATGTTGCAACTTCAGTCACTTCGGTGCATGAGATGGAAAATGGATTCAATATATGGTCATTCAATGGAAAGCTACTCTACCGAATTCTAAAGGATCATTTCTTTCAG TTTTTGTGGCGGCCAAGGCCACCGTCATTCTTGAGCCCGGAGAAAGAGGAAGAAATTTTCAAGAATCTGAAAAAATACAGCAAGAAGTACGACGTGCAAGATCAGGATATTTCTGTGCTGTTGAGCGAACAGGATCGCGAGAAGAGGAAGCAGTTGAAGGATGACTGGGAACGATGGGTGAACGAGTGGAAGCGATATCACGAGCAAGAGAAGATGGAGAGGCAAATGCTAAGAGATGGTGAGGCTAGTGATGTAGAAGAGGAATATGAGGCTAAAGAAATTGAGGTTGAAGAGTTGTTAGATGTGTCTGAAGAAATCATTCAGGATGCCTAA